In Drosophila innubila isolate TH190305 chromosome 2R unlocalized genomic scaffold, UK_Dinn_1.0 1_C_2R, whole genome shotgun sequence, the following are encoded in one genomic region:
- the LOC117784255 gene encoding luciferin 4-monooxygenase, with product MTDTIYDSIEKIWSGPKSKEYYGPDMTLGEVALLILKLHADKVMQVFDPTGENLTGAQLYEQSRLLAHAFQHLKLHRGDVIGISATNTTYLTEVVIAALLNGMPINPLHPEFDKETIAYMYEITKPKVIFCDVDNYETLDAVKQSLKFKTELILLTGSLPGVRNIQDLLKDGAVGYDPKTLFACPHLSGDDTAFIISSSGVTGLPKGVTRSHRSLLNNTKIPQLFTAKTVLFCFSPLYWISCIFTLFASLVNGCKRVITNRPFSAEYFAELVARHEVNFVLTVPHHMALLAKCQEPEILQKLQTVQSFVCSGSKLPLSIWRQLYELLGSDRFAVLYGLSEIGGVSKNVGGPLGSEGKLLRNVQVRLLDELGNALGPNQTGHIHIRLNQRWGGYYRNPQDTQTTLSSDGKWLLTGDHGYFDDEGFLHFQTRDTDVFRYNHFQIYPKQIEDVILHLAGVQEAAIFGIPDDIATNLIACAVVREQSELGKQLTAEQISGIVEQHLSEAFHLRGGVYFVDELPKTPNKKIQRRRVPAELKKQLSSTHL from the exons ATGACGGATACCATTTACGATAGCATTGAAAAGATATGGTCGGGACCGAAGAGCAAGGAATATTATGGACCCGATATGACACTGGGCGAGGTGGCATTACTTATATTGAAACTACATGCGGATAAAGTGATGCAGGTCTTTGATCCAACTGGAGAGAATCTAACGGGAGCTCAGCTCTATGAGCAGAGTCGTCTTCTGGCTCATGCCTTTCAGCATCTGAAGTTGCATCGCGGCGATGTGATTGGCATCTCTGCCACAAACACCACTTACCTCACCGAGGTGGTAATTGCAGCCCTGTTGAATGGCATGCCTATTAACCCACTGCATCCGGAGTTCGATAAAG aaaccattgcatatatgtatgagaTAACCAAGCCAAAGGTCATTTTCTGCGACGTGGACAACTATGAGACCTTAGATGCTGTCAAACAAAGTCTCAAATTCAAAACGGAACTTATTCTCCTAACCGGAAGTCTTCCGGGTGTGCGCAATATTCAGGATTTGCTTAAAGACGGCGCTGTTGGCTACGATCCCAAGACACT CTTTGCCTGCCCGCATTTGAGCGGTGACGACACCGCCTTTATTATCAGCTCCTCGGGGGTAACCGGTTTACCAAAAGGCGTCACGCGCTCGCATCGCAGTTTATTGAACAACACCAAAAT CCCGCAGCTGTTCACGGCCAAGACAGTGCTCTTCTGCTTCAGCCCTCTTTATTGGATCTCCTGCATTTTCACGCTCTTCGCCTCGCTGGTCAACGGCTGCAAGCGCGTGATCACCAATCGACCCTTTAGTGCCGAGTATTTTGCCGAGCTGGTGGCACGGCATGAGGTGAACTTTGTGCTCACCGTGCCACATCACATGGCACTGCTCGCCAAGTGCCAAGAGCCAGAAATTCTACAGAAACTGCAAACGGTGCAGTCTTTTGTCTGCAGTGGTTCCAAGTTGCCGCTGTCGATTTGGAGGCAACTCTATGAGCTGCTGGGCAGCGATAGATTCGCCGTGCTCTATGGACTCTCGGAAATTGGAGGGGTTAGTAAAAATGTGGGCGGTCCTTTGGGCAGCGAGGGAAAACTCTTGCGTAATGTGCAAGTACGACTCTTGGATGAGCTGGGAAATGCTCTGGGTCCCAATCAGACTGGTCACATTCACATACGCCTGAATCAACGATGGGGTGGCTACTATCGCAATCCCCAGGACACGCAGACGACCTTGAGCTCCGATGGAAAATGGCTGCTCACTGGAGATCATGGTTACTTCGATGACGAGGGCTTTTTGCACTTTCAGACCCGCGACACGGATGTCTTTCGCTACAATCACTTTCAGATCTATCCCAAACAGATTGAGGATGTTATTCTCCACTTGGCGGGTGTTCAGGAAGCTGCAATCTTTGGCATTCCCGATGACATAGCCACCAATCTAATAGCCTGTGCTGTGGTCCGCGAGCAGAGTGAGCTGGGTAAACAGCTGACGGCGGAGCAAATCTCTGGCATTGTCGAGCAGCATCTGAGTGAGGCTTTTCATCTGCGAGGTGGGGTTTATTTTGTGGATGAGCTGCCCAAGACTCCGAATAAGAAGATACAAAGACGCAGAGTTCCCGCTGAACTCAAGAAACAACTCAGTTCTACACATTTATAG
- the LOC117785883 gene encoding probable 4-coumarate--CoA ligase 3: protein MSGGGGATCEVHYDAATRTWQGPRGKEFYGPEMTLGEVTMRVLNLNADKILQHCDTTGLELTGAQLAQQGLRIAQGFRKLGLCCGDVIGISANNTNYLTGVTIAAMLSGTPINPLHPDFDQETVKYMYDITEPKLIFCDVENYTTIKGVNDRLLNPALIYLVNGKLEGVRDVSELLKETEGIAPTDYVPCPRLNGDHTAFIVCSSGTTGMPKGVTRSHRSLICNCKNPNTYTRDTVVLSFSPLYWISGTYMLLASLLNGCKRIITNRPYTVEYLLEVVQRHQVTFLFLASHQIALLSKCQSDLPKIKAQLESVRVLIGAGSKVCKAVSRRMYELIGNMRFVVGYGLSEVGGVSKNLGGPLGSEGKVMRNVELRVLDKLRMPLGINEVGIIYAHLRYKWAGYYRNPEATKRALSPDGQWLRTGDIGYLDSEGYLYIQTRDTDVFKYNNFQIYPEQIEEFILRLPGVSEACVFGVPHEVSNNLTACAVVRTPDKEGRELVANQVRSIVERHLSSAYHIRGGIYFIDALPKTSNDKLQRRKVPDLIKSLGLVAE, encoded by the exons ATgagtggtggtggtggcgccACCTGTGAGGTGCACTACGATGCTGCCACACGCACCTGGCAGGGACCGCGGGGCAAGGAGTTCTACGGTCCTGAAATGACGCTCGGCGAGGTGACAATGCGTGTGCTCAATTTAAATGCGGATAAGATACTTCAACATTGCGATACGACCGGATTGGAACTAACGGGCGCTCAACTGGCCCAACAGGGTTTAAGAATTGCCCAAGGATTTAGGAAACTTGGATTGTGCTGTGGTGATGTCATTGGCATTTCAGCGAATAACACAAACTACCTGACAGGTGTCACTATCGCAGCAATGCTCTCGGGCACGCCCATCAATCCACTGCATCCGGATTTCGATCAGG AGACAGTCAAGTACATGTACGACATTACAGAACCCAAATTAATCTTTTGCGATGTGGAGAACTATACAACTATCAAGGGAGTAAATGATAGATTGCTGAATCCAGCCTTAATTTACCTGGTAAATGGTAAACTTGAAGGTGTTCGCGATGTCAGTGAACTGCTGAAGGAAACCGAAGGTATAGCGCCAACTGA CTATGTGCCCTGTCCTAGGCTGAACGGAGATCACACCGCCTTTATTGTCTGTTCTTCGGGTACCACCGGCATGCCAAAGGGAGTGACTCGTTCCCATCGCAGCCTCATctgcaattgcaaaaa TCCCAACACCTATACCAGGGACACTGTGGTATTGTCCTTCAGTCCGTTGTATTGGATCTCTGGCACCTACATGCTGTTGGCCTCCCTGCTCAATGGTTGCAAGCGTATCATCACAAATCGACCCTACACAGTGGAGTATCTACTAGAGGTGGTTCAGAGACATCAGGTGACCTTCCTGTTTCTTGCCTCCCATCAGATAGCCTTACTCTCCAAATGTCAGAGTGATCTGCCAAAAATCAAAGCCCAATTGGAGTCGGTTCGGGTGTTAATTGGAGCCGGTTCAAAGGTCTGCAAGGCCGTTTCGAGACGGATGTACGAACTGATCGGGAACATGCGCTTCGTTGTGGGCTACGGACTGTCCGAGGTCGGAGGAGTCAGCAAGAACCTCGGCGGTCCCCTCGGCAGCGAGGGGAAAGTCATGCGGAATGTGGAGCTGCGAGTGTTGGACAAACTACGGATGCCTCTGGGCATCAATGAGGTGGGCATCATCTATGCTCATCTACGCTACAAATGGGCCGGATATTATCGCAATCCGGAGGCCACAAAACGTGCTCTGAGTCCCGATGGACAATGGCTGAGAACTGGCGATATTGGGTACCTCGATAGCGAGGGTTACCTGTACATTCAGACACGCGACACGGATGTCTTTAAGTACAACAACTTTCAGATTTATCCCGAGCAAATTGAAGAGTTTATTCTACGTTTGCCTGGTGTCAGTGAGGCCTGTGTCTTTGGTGTTCCTCATGAGGTGTCCAACAACCTAACAGCCTGTGCTGTGGTCCGTACACCCGACAAAGAGGGTCGAGAATTGGTCGCCAATCAAGTGAGGAGCATTGTGGAGCGACACTTGAGTAGTGCCTATCATATACGTGGAGGGATTTACTTTATTGATGCCTTGCCCAAGACCTCCAATGATAAACTGCAAAGGCGCAAGGTTCCCGACTTGATTAAGTCCCTAGGACTTGTCGCTGAATAG
- the LOC117785884 gene encoding UDP-glucuronosyltransferase 2B20-like produces the protein MTKWDEVSSIRNYMVKACLNVLHNDGVQQLMQSGESYDLMIMEPTHTDALFGLAAHFNATLIGLATSGGDWNLNALVGYLATSSIEPIMLTGFRRGISLIDRLYNWMLISEEWLMHRLIFLPGLLAVHEHFFGHLSQSFTEIRHSFSLILLNQHFSLFDARPNVPNLIEIGGMHVPKETPKVMPAELSQFIDEAPHGVILMSLGMELRSCDLSADTLALILDTFAILPQRIVWKFEGNQPRFNVSGNIYMSEWLPQQAILAHPNVRLFISHGGMLSIIEAVYHAKPVLEMPLFFDQFRNAERMQLEGAALHLDILTLSRQDFESAIRQLLDQPQYRQNALALSQRFRDQPMHPLDTAVYWTEYIQRYKGAPHMRISPSNMKFVDYYCLDNLLLITARLSFLVVLVFYALHKLWQLLKKTLSIISTPTLTP, from the coding sequence ATGACTAAATGGGACGAGGTGAGCTCCATACGCAACTATATGGTAAAGGCCTGTCTCAACGTCCTGCACAATGATGGGGTGCAACAGCTGATGCAATCGGGGGAGAGCTACGATCTGATGATAATGGAACCAACCCACACGGATGCACTCTTTGGACTGGCGGCACATTTTAATGCCACGTTGATTGGCCTGGCCACAAGTGGCGGGGATTGGAATCTAAATGCATTGGTGGGCTATTTGGCCACATCGTCAATTGAGCCGATAATGTTGACTGGATTTAGACGTGGTATAAGTCTGATCGATCGCTTGTATAACTGGATGCTCATTTCGGAGGAATGGCTGATGCATAGACTAATATTTTTGCCAGGCCTGTTGGCAGTACATGAGCATTTCTTTGGTCATCTTAGCCAGAGTTTCACGGAGATACGTCACAGCTTTTCGCTGATATTGCTGAATCAGCATTTCAGCCTGTTCGATGCGCGTCCCAATGTGCCCAATCTGATCGAGATTGGTGGCATGCATGTGCCCAAAGAGACGCCCAAAGTGATGCCAGCAGAGTTGTCGCAGTTTATCGATGAGGCGCCACATGGCGTCATTTTAATGTCATTGGGCATGGAATTGCGAAGCTGCGATTTGTCAGCCGACACTTTGGCATTAATATTGGACACTTTTGCAATATTGCCACAGCGAATTGTATGGAAATTCGAGGGAAATCAGCCCAGATTCAATGTGAGTGGCAACATCTATATGAGCGAATGGTTGCCACAACAGGCCATATTGGCCCATCCCAATGTGCGACTGTTTATCAGTCATGGCGGCATGCTGAGCATCATTGAGGCGGTTTACCATGCCAAACCAGTGTTGGAAATGCCCCTATTCTTTGATCAGTTCCGCAATGCAGAGCGTATGCAGTTGGAGGGCGCCGCTTTACACCTGGACATTCTCACACTGAGCCGGCAGGACTTTGAGTCAGCTATCCGACAGCTGCTGGATCAGCCCCAATATCGTCAGAATGCCCTGGCGTTATCACAACGCTTTCGGGATCAACCCATGCATCCGTTGGACACGGCCGTCTACTGGACCGAGTATATTCAGCGCTACAAGGGTGCTCCTCACATGCGAATCTCTCCCTCCAATATGAAATTCGTTGATTACTATTGCCTGGACAATCTTCTATTGATCACTGCTCGTCTGAGCTTTCTCGTTGTTCTCGTTTTTTACGCACTACACAAATTGTGGCAGCTTCTTAAAAAAACACTATCTATAATATCAACACCAACACTAACTCCATGA